Proteins from a single region of Azospira inquinata:
- a CDS encoding site-specific integrase, translating into MDSLKSLLYHFCKFNLAGWSSQYAEFLSTLPLPATDKYASVRSGDVFLSVDEEAVLVAHFDKLSNTITLNPQMVTDQELREVVIFVCSFQFGLRPMQIGMLQMRDVRIWADTDDSIAAVHLTFRMIKQRSKSKTLPLVRKVKREWAPLFIELYERALRAGLKGDDRIFGVSSARETGYVITKATAALLPESRSATELRHTAAQRLVDAGASQEELAEFMGHSDIDTGLVYFQTSANQAERVNAALGISAIYQQVTKIAHDRFIDEKELAVLKGEQQIGAVPHGIPISGIGACAIGQPSCPSNPVTACYGCFKFMPLNDPEIHRQVLADFRSIVTFFSEASKGDENSPAYVQLKRTISNVQSIIAELEGAGQ; encoded by the coding sequence ATGGACTCCCTGAAAAGCCTCCTTTATCACTTCTGCAAGTTCAATCTTGCTGGCTGGTCATCTCAATATGCAGAATTTCTATCCACCCTGCCCTTGCCTGCCACAGACAAATACGCAAGTGTGCGGAGCGGTGACGTATTCCTGAGCGTTGATGAGGAGGCTGTGCTGGTCGCGCATTTTGACAAGTTGAGCAACACCATCACTTTGAACCCGCAAATGGTCACCGACCAAGAGCTACGGGAAGTTGTAATCTTCGTATGTTCATTCCAGTTCGGGTTACGGCCGATGCAAATTGGCATGCTCCAGATGCGTGATGTGCGGATCTGGGCGGATACGGATGACTCCATCGCCGCTGTCCATCTGACCTTCAGGATGATTAAGCAGCGGTCGAAGAGCAAGACACTACCTCTAGTGCGCAAAGTGAAACGAGAGTGGGCCCCTCTGTTCATTGAGCTTTATGAGCGCGCTCTCCGCGCTGGCCTGAAGGGTGACGACCGAATATTTGGTGTTTCGAGTGCGCGCGAAACTGGCTATGTCATCACGAAGGCTACGGCTGCCCTCCTCCCTGAATCACGTAGTGCAACCGAGCTCCGGCATACCGCAGCCCAGCGGCTGGTGGACGCCGGCGCAAGTCAGGAAGAATTGGCTGAATTCATGGGCCATAGCGATATCGACACAGGGCTCGTCTATTTCCAGACGTCAGCTAACCAGGCTGAACGAGTAAATGCCGCCCTAGGCATTTCCGCAATCTACCAACAGGTCACGAAAATCGCGCATGACCGGTTCATCGATGAAAAGGAACTAGCCGTGCTCAAAGGCGAACAGCAGATCGGCGCAGTCCCTCACGGTATTCCGATATCTGGTATTGGCGCCTGCGCCATTGGACAACCATCCTGTCCATCAAATCCGGTTACCGCATGCTACGGATGTTTCAAGTTCATGCCCCTCAACGATCCGGAAATTCATCGGCAGGTATTGGCGGACTTCCGGTCCATCGTTACATTTTTCTCGGAAGCTTCGAAGGGAGACGAGAACTCGCCGGCGTATGTCCAGTTGAAGCGAACAATCTCGAATGTCCAGTCCATCATTGCCGAGCTTGAAGGAGCCGGGCAATGA